One region of Moraxella sp. ZY210820 genomic DNA includes:
- the tfpZ gene encoding TfpX/TfpZ family type IV pilin accessory protein: protein MIKSFRLRYFFGHLLISLLIALVSLYLVFFVWYPAPFDVAVGVEQIILIMLGIDVTLGPLLTLVLAKEGKKGLKFDLVVIAIVQLLALFYGLYSVEKGRPVWVAFDHSRFELVQKFMIDREKDKDVKVPPAYQKEGFGSPSWVSVRPPKDREEQDDWMFYELETGTSPAMRPALYAPLSENMDRVIKEKLPLSDLNKFNNKPVVEPILAKYPNVDGFLPMRTSEVDMVVLVDSKDKSFMKVVDLRPW, encoded by the coding sequence ATGATAAAATCATTTCGTTTGCGTTATTTTTTTGGGCATTTATTGATTTCATTATTGATTGCCTTGGTAAGTCTATATTTGGTATTTTTTGTATGGTATCCAGCACCTTTTGATGTGGCTGTTGGTGTAGAGCAGATTATTTTAATTATGCTTGGTATTGACGTTACGCTTGGACCGCTCTTGACTTTAGTGCTTGCTAAAGAAGGCAAAAAGGGGCTTAAATTTGATTTGGTAGTGATTGCGATCGTACAGTTATTAGCATTATTTTATGGTTTATATAGTGTGGAAAAGGGTCGCCCTGTGTGGGTGGCGTTTGACCATAGTCGTTTTGAACTGGTACAAAAATTTATGATTGACCGAGAGAAGGACAAAGATGTCAAGGTGCCACCTGCTTATCAAAAGGAGGGCTTTGGCTCGCCATCTTGGGTGTCGGTTCGCCCACCCAAAGATAGGGAGGAGCAAGATGATTGGATGTTTTATGAGCTAGAGACAGGCACTTCGCCTGCTATGCGACCTGCTTTATATGCACCGCTGTCTGAGAATATGGATAGGGTAATTAAAGAAAAATTGCCATTATCGGATTTAAATAAGTTTAATAATAAACCTGTGGTTGAGCCAATTTTAGCAAAATATCCGAATGTAGATGGATTCCTACCAATGCGAACTAGTGAAGTGGATATGGTGGTGTTAGTGGATAGTAAAGATAAAAGTTTTATGAAGGTGGTGGATTTAAGACCGTGGTAA
- a CDS encoding response regulator transcription factor, giving the protein MRVLLVEDDPMIAQAMTDSLKDAHYVVDWVDDGLKACHSVDSQPYDFILLDLGLPKKSGLDVLKHIRHQHQTPVLIATAQDDIHSRIQGLDLGADDYIVKPFDFNELLARMRAILRRHHHTTTQLGNDKISLNSETYQVKILATGQYINLSNREFSVLQALLMRPNVILSRSELEDKVYAWGEEVESNAIDYLIYVLRKKLGSDIIKNIRGVGWTIPS; this is encoded by the coding sequence GTGCGAGTTTTATTAGTTGAAGATGACCCGATGATTGCACAAGCAATGACAGATAGCTTAAAAGATGCACATTATGTAGTGGATTGGGTTGATGATGGTTTAAAGGCGTGTCATAGTGTAGATAGCCAACCTTATGATTTCATTTTGCTTGATTTGGGTTTACCTAAAAAAAGTGGTTTAGATGTGTTGAAACATATTCGCCATCAACATCAAACCCCAGTACTGATTGCGACTGCACAAGATGATATTCACAGCCGTATTCAAGGGCTTGATTTAGGTGCTGATGATTATATTGTCAAACCTTTTGATTTTAATGAACTTTTAGCCCGTATGCGTGCTATTTTACGCCGTCATCATCATACAACAACACAATTAGGCAATGATAAAATTAGTTTAAATAGTGAAACTTATCAGGTAAAAATTTTGGCAACAGGTCAATATATCAATTTATCTAACCGAGAATTTTCTGTGTTACAAGCCTTACTAATGCGACCCAATGTCATTTTATCACGTAGTGAATTAGAAGATAAAGTCTATGCATGGGGGGAAGAAGTGGAAAGTAATGCGATAGATTATCTAATTTATGTCTTACGTAAAAAATTAGGTAGTGATATCATTAAAAATATTCGTGGCGTGGGGTGGACGATTCCATCATGA
- a CDS encoding IS630 transposase-related protein, with protein MQCLCVKKILAELETSSFRQVAKKYNISIYTLYSWKQCIDIKETHDRKPRTIQDEQLLQDIKDYPDAYQWERASRLNCSQAGICKALKRLGITRKKILHSETS; from the coding sequence ATCCAATGTCTATGCGTAAAAAAAATTCTTGCTGAACTTGAAACCAGTTCTTTCCGTCAAGTTGCTAAAAAATACAATATAAGTATTTACACTTTGTATAGTTGGAAACAGTGTATAGATATTAAAGAAACGCATGATAGAAAACCAAGAACGATTCAAGATGAACAGCTTTTGCAAGACATTAAAGATTATCCAGATGCTTATCAATGGGAAAGAGCTTCTCGTCTAAATTGCTCACAAGCTGGTATATGTAAGGCGTTAAAACGCTTGGGTATTACTCGAAAAAAAATCCTTCATTCCGAAACAAGCTGA
- a CDS encoding TAXI family TRAP transporter solute-binding subunit, translating to MFKHNLAKAIVVAMVATALTACGGNAPTQKEGSNTASASTSVSSDKLETKFVTVATGGASGPYNIIATSLTEQYAKQFGVNAKTQTTGASVENLNLLAQKKVEMAFVMSDALSDAINGTGSFKQKIDNVEQVAALYPNYVQIVASSKSGIKTIADLKGKRVAVGAQGSGVELATRALLEGFGITYNDIKVDYLGYAEAADALKSGKLDVAFLTSGLPNSSLMELQQGFDLQLVSIPADKLNEIAKSKTYFTAMSIPKGTYGNAEDIPTAAIMNALVVRKDLSENDVYLLTKSLFDNLEGLKTSHQAVKDISVENAQENLVAPLHAGAKRYFDEVAKAGNKPADDTAPADQASEKSADDKAPANQATEQLASTDKPAEKTEEKSAPAK from the coding sequence ATGTTTAAACACAATTTAGCTAAAGCAATTGTCGTGGCAATGGTTGCAACAGCTCTTACTGCATGTGGTGGTAATGCTCCAACTCAAAAAGAAGGCAGTAATACAGCGAGTGCCTCTACATCTGTAAGTAGCGACAAATTAGAAACTAAATTTGTTACCGTAGCGACTGGTGGTGCATCTGGTCCGTACAATATTATTGCAACGTCATTGACTGAACAATATGCGAAACAATTTGGCGTGAATGCAAAAACACAAACCACAGGTGCATCAGTTGAAAACTTAAACTTATTGGCACAAAAGAAAGTGGAAATGGCATTTGTGATGAGCGATGCTTTAAGTGATGCCATCAACGGAACAGGTAGTTTTAAACAAAAAATCGACAATGTTGAACAAGTTGCTGCATTGTATCCAAACTATGTGCAGATTGTGGCATCAAGCAAAAGCGGTATCAAAACCATTGCTGACTTAAAAGGTAAACGTGTTGCGGTGGGTGCGCAAGGTTCAGGCGTAGAATTGGCGACTCGTGCATTATTGGAAGGTTTCGGCATCACTTATAATGACATCAAGGTCGATTATTTAGGCTATGCGGAAGCGGCTGATGCGTTAAAATCAGGCAAATTAGATGTTGCATTCTTAACTAGTGGTTTACCAAACTCATCATTGATGGAATTACAACAAGGTTTTGATTTACAGTTAGTGTCTATTCCTGCTGATAAATTGAATGAAATTGCCAAGAGCAAAACTTATTTCACAGCAATGTCTATTCCAAAAGGTACTTATGGCAATGCAGAAGATATTCCTACTGCTGCAATTATGAATGCCTTAGTCGTGCGTAAAGATTTATCAGAAAATGATGTATATTTATTAACCAAATCATTATTTGATAATTTGGAAGGTTTAAAAACTTCACATCAAGCAGTGAAAGATATTTCGGTGGAAAATGCACAGGAAAATCTTGTTGCACCATTGCACGCAGGGGCAAAACGTTATTTTGATGAAGTGGCAAAAGCTGGCAATAAACCTGCCGATGATACAGCACCTGCAGACCAAGCAAGTGAAAAGTCTGCTGATGACAAAGCACCTGCTAATCAAGCAACAGAACAACTAGCATCAACAGACAAGCCAGCAGAAAAAACTGAAGAAAAATCAGCACCTGCTAAATAA
- a CDS encoding DUF1850 domain-containing protein, protein MLPTSHLLIQAQHQQCYWAEQGFTLKWRHSVEKQAWQEVYQQQNHQIVLIKTFMQTFGAGVPSQGSTISAPDGYVGFRSNVAFSKINWVVSRNMQGEIWGENIKLPIYQYVDDYTVVHIQLKQQPRLFWLFTERCDEKY, encoded by the coding sequence TTGCTACCAACATCTCATCTATTGATACAGGCTCAACATCAACAATGTTACTGGGCAGAGCAAGGTTTTACCCTAAAATGGCGACATTCGGTTGAAAAACAAGCATGGCAAGAAGTGTATCAACAGCAAAATCATCAGATTGTTTTAATTAAAACATTTATGCAAACTTTTGGTGCAGGTGTACCCAGTCAAGGTAGTACGATTTCTGCACCAGATGGCTATGTCGGTTTTCGTAGCAATGTGGCATTCTCTAAAATTAACTGGGTCGTCTCACGAAATATGCAAGGTGAAATTTGGGGAGAAAACATTAAACTTCCTATTTATCAATATGTTGATGATTATACTGTGGTTCATATTCAATTAAAACAACAACCAAGATTATTTTGGCTTTTTACGGAGCGGTGTGATGAAAAATACTGA
- a CDS encoding pilin — MNTMQKGFTLIELMIVIAIIGILAAIALPAYQDYIARTQMTEAMNLAGGQKSAVTEFHADKGAFPTSNLEAGIAAASNIKGKYVASVGIGASGVITATMQSANISKDIQGKTLTLTPTALTSASGSYEWKCASNASNKFLPATCRS, encoded by the coding sequence ATGAATACTATGCAAAAAGGTTTTACCTTAATCGAATTAATGATCGTAATCGCTATTATCGGTATCTTAGCTGCGATTGCTTTACCAGCTTACCAAGACTACATCGCTCGTACACAAATGACTGAAGCAATGAACCTAGCTGGTGGTCAAAAGTCAGCAGTAACTGAATTCCATGCTGACAAAGGTGCATTCCCTACTTCTAACTTAGAAGCCGGTATTGCAGCAGCAAGTAACATTAAAGGTAAATATGTTGCTAGTGTTGGGATTGGTGCTAGCGGTGTTATCACTGCAACTATGCAATCTGCTAATATCTCTAAAGATATTCAAGGTAAGACACTTACTTTGACCCCAACTGCATTGACTTCTGCTTCTGGTTCTTATGAGTGGAAATGTGCTTCTAACGCTTCTAACAAGTTCCTTCCAGCAACTTGTCGCTCTTAA
- a CDS encoding phosphatase PAP2 family protein, with the protein MSDVNYLLEKLQYWLKWSILSALLVLFVHFNFFPIQNSVPMSEYTFWDWMNKIGVRLGIAGLILALAFPKYFNQKIAISCFGFGFLIYLVLLWLGSDELYRLASGDFASLLAPLGVFVLSAVLVQFFKHKNKALLQLYIYLSLFVIFLGISTNAALEIVHFARPATYDVIAYKIDEAYFGTRHWLVMLFDGGAEWFKALILTVYGMLSLCLFMFFGLVIRDGGAKKYNIVRTIVVPFGVAFVCYMIVPISGPIYAFSEIQLLGAMPLASEFLAKTEIIPPAPRNGMPSMHFTGAFMIWLLAATLRKKLYFYLTTFFLALTVIATLGTGEHYVVDLIVAMPFAIALSLVLISPRGWFAKKSTRILWSLAAATFVFWMISIVAMPGWLSDNLWFVRLLSLWSIGVWVYLTAFYLKLVWKAPVAEQQYDATLADAQSAQQTKKLAHYPKWVVGAFVTSGFAGLLYEVVYAKSLAITFGSTSLASYTVLVTYMGGMALGAWIGGIFADKVKKPLMYYIGIEAIIGLYAVLTPTFFKLIQWVYLSMVGDLSPDAPILTAVRVGLGALVLGIPTILMGATVPFMFKYLKTFGVTTESAVSKLYSANVVGAAAGSLIGAYVILPTLGRIGATNLAAAISLLLALYVLDQVKKLGEQSIVEDNQETASTTKTTVSKAIGISALLILTIGGAITLGLEVVSIHMLAVVAGNSVYAFGLMLATFLAGLSMGSIAGEKILKYISNRYTIVLAQCGVCISIIVTAFFWDKVPDYFASFGVMAQFHTFDFTAREIIRGAVCAIAMFPAAFFIGINYPASMSLASDWLSNKGEAKAVGIASALNTFGNISGVLIIAFYALPTFGSNRVFFGLALLAFALAVLMFVVDNKSINVKNVGFQAGIASLVASFALFFAYPKQWDFNRLSQGANVYFAPSYWGEVIDYTESITGGITSVAKDPNSENLTLLTNGKFQGNNTGEIEAQESIALIPLLHTDKRDSTLVIGYGTGMSARVLHDQHFKVLDVVELAKDIVTIADKYFPENNMGVSSKPNVNMYYTDGRNYLLTQDKKYDLISMEISSIWFAGAANLYNKEFYQLAKKRLHDDGILQQWVQLHHIYPQDLVYILNTVRSEFEYVWLYESGGQGIIVASNSPEATNYHVLKPPYHDMTAEALKERSDDLARRQILTPKGINNLAKTFDPTLRRIISTDNNLKLEYSTPKGNAIVADDTVIRNIEFLHQFELQE; encoded by the coding sequence ATGAGTGATGTCAACTACCTGCTTGAAAAGTTGCAGTATTGGTTAAAGTGGAGTATTTTATCAGCATTATTGGTACTATTTGTCCATTTTAATTTTTTTCCTATACAGAATTCTGTTCCCATGAGTGAATATACTTTTTGGGATTGGATGAATAAAATTGGTGTTAGGCTTGGCATTGCGGGTCTGATTTTGGCATTGGCTTTCCCGAAGTATTTTAATCAAAAAATAGCTATTTCTTGCTTTGGTTTTGGTTTTTTAATCTACTTGGTGTTGTTATGGCTTGGTTCTGATGAATTATATAGGCTGGCCAGCGGTGACTTTGCGTCGCTTTTAGCGCCGTTGGGTGTCTTTGTCCTATCTGCGGTTTTGGTTCAATTTTTTAAGCATAAAAATAAAGCATTATTACAACTTTATATTTACTTGTCTTTATTTGTGATTTTTTTAGGTATCTCCACCAATGCAGCTTTAGAGATTGTACATTTTGCTCGTCCAGCGACCTATGATGTGATTGCTTATAAAATAGATGAGGCTTATTTTGGTACTCGTCATTGGTTGGTGATGTTATTTGATGGCGGGGCTGAGTGGTTTAAAGCATTGATTTTAACAGTCTATGGTATGTTAAGCCTTTGCTTGTTTATGTTTTTTGGCTTGGTTATTCGAGATGGCGGGGCAAAAAAATATAATATTGTCAGAACCATTGTAGTACCATTTGGTGTGGCATTTGTTTGTTACATGATTGTTCCTATTTCTGGTCCTATTTATGCGTTTAGTGAGATTCAGTTGTTGGGTGCTATGCCGCTTGCCAGTGAATTTCTTGCTAAAACTGAAATTATCCCGCCAGCACCTAGAAACGGCATGCCGTCCATGCATTTTACAGGTGCGTTTATGATTTGGCTGTTGGCAGCAACCTTACGCAAAAAGCTTTATTTTTATTTAACCACCTTTTTCTTGGCTTTGACGGTGATTGCAACCTTGGGGACGGGTGAGCATTATGTCGTTGATTTGATTGTGGCGATGCCATTCGCCATTGCATTGAGCTTGGTTTTGATTTCGCCACGGGGTTGGTTTGCCAAAAAATCAACAAGAATTCTGTGGAGTTTGGCGGCTGCAACTTTTGTTTTTTGGATGATTTCTATTGTTGCTATGCCTGGGTGGTTGTCAGATAACTTGTGGTTCGTGCGTTTGCTGTCGCTTTGGAGCATTGGTGTTTGGGTTTATTTAACCGCTTTTTATCTAAAACTAGTATGGAAAGCACCAGTTGCTGAACAGCAGTATGATGCCACATTAGCTGATGCCCAGTCCGCTCAGCAAACTAAAAAATTGGCTCATTATCCAAAATGGGTGGTTGGTGCTTTTGTAACCTCTGGTTTTGCAGGATTATTATACGAAGTTGTTTATGCAAAATCTTTGGCAATTACCTTTGGTAGTACATCATTAGCATCTTATACTGTTCTTGTTACTTATATGGGCGGTATGGCACTTGGTGCTTGGATTGGCGGTATTTTTGCCGATAAAGTCAAAAAACCGTTGATGTACTATATTGGTATTGAAGCGATTATTGGTTTATATGCAGTATTAACACCAACGTTCTTCAAACTGATTCAATGGGTCTATTTATCGATGGTTGGGGATTTGTCTCCAGATGCACCGATTTTAACCGCAGTTCGTGTGGGACTAGGGGCACTGGTGCTAGGGATTCCAACCATTTTGATGGGTGCGACCGTTCCATTTATGTTTAAATACTTAAAAACCTTTGGTGTAACCACAGAGTCCGCTGTGAGCAAGTTGTATAGTGCCAATGTGGTTGGTGCGGCTGCTGGTTCATTGATTGGTGCGTATGTGATTTTACCAACATTAGGACGGATTGGGGCGACCAATTTAGCGGCAGCAATTAGCTTATTACTTGCCTTGTATGTGCTAGACCAAGTGAAAAAGTTGGGTGAACAAAGCATTGTTGAAGATAATCAAGAAACTGCGAGTACAACAAAAACGACGGTGAGCAAAGCTATCGGTATTTCTGCGTTACTGATTTTAACCATTGGCGGTGCAATTACGCTTGGCTTGGAAGTTGTTTCTATTCATATGCTCGCAGTAGTTGCAGGAAACAGTGTCTATGCCTTTGGTTTGATGTTGGCAACTTTTTTGGCGGGTTTGAGTATGGGCTCAATCGCAGGCGAAAAAATTCTAAAATATATCAGCAATCGCTATACCATTGTGCTGGCTCAATGTGGTGTCTGTATTTCTATTATTGTTACCGCATTCTTTTGGGATAAAGTTCCTGATTATTTTGCCAGTTTTGGTGTCATGGCACAGTTTCATACTTTTGATTTTACTGCTCGTGAGATTATTCGTGGGGCGGTATGTGCGATTGCGATGTTCCCTGCAGCGTTCTTTATTGGGATTAACTATCCTGCAAGCATGTCATTGGCATCGGATTGGTTATCCAATAAAGGCGAAGCCAAAGCGGTGGGGATTGCCAGTGCCTTAAATACCTTTGGTAATATTTCAGGCGTGTTGATTATTGCATTTTATGCCTTGCCGACTTTTGGTTCAAACCGTGTGTTTTTTGGGTTGGCATTGTTGGCATTTGCTTTGGCGGTGTTGATGTTTGTTGTTGATAATAAATCTATCAATGTGAAAAATGTAGGTTTCCAAGCTGGTATAGCAAGTTTAGTCGCAAGTTTTGCTTTATTTTTTGCTTATCCAAAACAGTGGGATTTTAACCGCTTATCGCAAGGGGCGAATGTTTATTTTGCACCGTCTTATTGGGGAGAAGTGATTGATTATACGGAAAGTATTACAGGCGGAATAACTTCAGTGGCTAAAGACCCAAATAGTGAAAATTTAACATTATTGACCAATGGTAAGTTTCAGGGCAATAATACAGGTGAAATTGAAGCTCAAGAATCAATCGCTTTAATTCCATTATTGCACACTGATAAGCGTGATAGTACCCTAGTGATTGGTTATGGTACAGGTATGTCAGCTCGGGTATTGCACGACCAACATTTTAAAGTATTGGATGTGGTTGAATTGGCAAAGGATATTGTTACGATTGCGGATAAATATTTCCCAGAAAATAATATGGGAGTATCCTCAAAACCTAATGTCAATATGTATTATACAGATGGTCGTAATTATCTTTTGACTCAAGATAAAAAATACGATTTAATCAGTATGGAGATTAGTAGTATTTGGTTTGCAGGGGCGGCAAATTTATATAACAAAGAGTTTTATCAGCTTGCCAAAAAACGCTTGCATGATGATGGCATTTTGCAGCAATGGGTTCAGCTCCATCATATTTACCCACAGGATTTAGTTTATATTTTAAATACTGTACGTTCAGAATTTGAATATGTGTGGCTGTATGAATCGGGTGGACAGGGGATTATTGTGGCATCAAATTCTCCTGAAGCAACCAATTATCATGTATTGAAACCGCCTTATCATGATATGACGGCTGAAGCCTTAAAAGAGCGTTCTGATGATTTGGCTCGCCGACAAATTTTGACACCAAAAGGTATCAATAATTTGGCAAAAACCTTTGACCCAACTTTACGCCGTATTATCTCAACCGATAATAACTTAAAGTTGGAGTATTCAACGCCAAAAGGTAATGCAATTGTTGCTGATGATACTGTGATTAGAAATATTGAGTTTTTACATCAATTTGAATTGCAGGAGTAA
- a CDS encoding HAMP domain-containing sensor histidine kinase — protein MTEIQHNPSLQWKLIRWLMIATTVIATLAGGVSFWQSYQIGLDYQDDLLRQTAALINPQIQKNVDIQSDVEIYVRELGNYLKDGQLPMSMRDGFHDLQFQQENYRVYVYTYPTGERVAFSQKTEFRDDLAFTGAWATALPLLLLIPILILICIFIIRQVFKPVQQLAQDIQHRQQDLQPLSTQNLPREIVYFIHQINLLLSRVQLAVQQQQRFIADAAHELRSPLTALSLQAERLAQTDLNDDSRERLAVLQQSIQRHRHLLEQLLSLAKNQSQHIDNKQQISVMEIYQQVIQLLYPLAEQKHIDLGIRDSQDVQILAEQTALFTLLKNLVDNAIRYIPEYGQIDLAIEQQQDNILLIVEDNGQGIAPEQRERVFDAFYRVLGTQVVGSGLGLSIVKSIADKMGWQLVLKDSMIFASGLRVEVKIKG, from the coding sequence ATGACTGAAATCCAACATAATCCATCATTACAATGGAAACTGATACGCTGGTTAATGATTGCGACAACTGTGATTGCGACTTTAGCAGGAGGTGTATCTTTTTGGCAGAGTTATCAAATTGGTTTAGATTATCAAGATGATTTGTTACGCCAAACCGCAGCATTGATTAATCCGCAGATACAAAAAAATGTGGATATTCAAAGTGATGTAGAAATTTATGTGCGTGAATTAGGTAATTATTTAAAAGATGGGCAATTACCGATGAGTATGCGTGATGGTTTCCATGATCTGCAATTTCAACAAGAAAATTACCGTGTTTATGTCTATACTTACCCAACAGGGGAACGTGTGGCATTTTCCCAAAAAACTGAATTTCGTGATGATTTAGCTTTTACAGGAGCATGGGCGACCGCATTGCCATTACTCTTGCTCATACCTATTTTAATATTAATTTGTATTTTTATTATTCGTCAAGTATTTAAACCTGTACAACAGCTTGCACAGGATATTCAACATCGCCAACAAGATTTACAACCCTTATCTACACAAAATTTACCTCGAGAAATTGTCTATTTTATTCATCAAATCAATTTGTTACTTTCTCGTGTACAATTAGCGGTACAGCAACAACAACGTTTTATTGCTGATGCAGCACATGAATTACGTTCACCTTTAACTGCATTATCGTTGCAAGCAGAACGTTTAGCTCAAACTGATTTAAATGATGATAGTCGTGAACGTTTGGCTGTATTACAGCAAAGTATTCAACGTCATCGCCATTTACTTGAACAACTGTTAAGTTTAGCTAAAAATCAATCACAACATATTGACAATAAACAACAAATTTCTGTTATGGAAATCTATCAACAAGTCATACAGCTTTTGTATCCTTTAGCGGAACAAAAACACATCGATTTAGGCATTCGTGATAGCCAAGATGTACAGATTTTGGCTGAACAGACTGCATTATTTACCTTGTTAAAAAATTTAGTGGATAATGCGATTCGTTATATTCCTGAATATGGGCAAATTGATTTAGCAATAGAGCAACAGCAAGATAATATTCTTTTGATTGTAGAAGATAATGGGCAGGGTATTGCTCCAGAACAGCGAGAGCGTGTATTTGATGCGTTTTACCGTGTGTTGGGAACTCAAGTGGTTGGTTCTGGTTTGGGTTTGTCAATTGTAAAAAGCATTGCTGATAAAATGGGCTGGCAATTAGTTTTAAAAGACAGTATGATATTTGCGAGTGGTTTGCGTGTTGAAGTAAAAATTAAAGGTTGA
- a CDS encoding TRAP transporter permease has product MKNTEHDTKHEQPPIAQNIDTSEAVSADKAQEILEKFDRESVTRNPINHIAKWVIAVIAMLYSIFHIYITFNPMPEIVQRSVHVAVGVGLIFVIYPMTKKSSRKTVAWYDWLLMLLAFSTAGYLILQYQEIMTVRGGIPNQIDIAFAILTTILILESARRITGWILPIFAMIFLAYPFISHLGFMPDRLLTRPYDLGDIFGQLYLKTEGFYSTAIGASATFIFLFILFGAFLSRSGMGQLFNDLALALAGHKQGGPAKVAVISSGFMGSINGAAVANVVGTGAFTIPLMKKIGYDKNFAGAVEASASVGGQILPPIMGAAAFIMAETTGVKYGTIALAALLPALLYYLGVIAQVHFRAGKQNLTGIPKADLPRIKEVLKARGHMLLPIVALVYFLGKGMPVAYAAVYTIGFTVVISWLRAETRMGFKDILLALEDGAKQSLSVMAACVVVGIVIGVVNLTSFGTVMTSSIVTLGAGSLFFTLFLTMLASMVLGMGLPSIPAYIITATMAAPALADFGVPILVAHLFVFYFGIFANITPPVALAAFAGAGIAGGDPMKTGWQSLKLALAGFIVPFMFVYNPTMLMIDITDVAVTAKTFPLPAWQSIVMVSITSIIGVLALSSAVEGYFKTHIPMWQRVILAGGAFCLIVPEMMTDIIGLVIVAVMVVMNIKASKKAVQV; this is encoded by the coding sequence ATGAAAAATACTGAACACGATACAAAACATGAACAACCGCCTATCGCTCAAAATATCGACACAAGCGAAGCGGTCAGTGCTGACAAAGCACAAGAAATTTTAGAAAAATTTGATAGAGAATCGGTAACTCGTAATCCCATCAACCATATTGCCAAATGGGTGATTGCAGTGATTGCGATGTTGTATTCTATTTTTCATATTTATATCACTTTTAATCCAATGCCTGAAATTGTACAACGTTCTGTTCACGTTGCGGTGGGTGTCGGCTTGATTTTTGTCATTTATCCAATGACTAAAAAGAGTAGCCGTAAAACGGTGGCATGGTATGATTGGCTATTGATGTTATTAGCCTTCTCTACTGCAGGTTATTTAATTTTACAATATCAAGAGATTATGACGGTTCGTGGTGGTATTCCAAATCAAATCGATATTGCCTTTGCGATACTCACTACAATTTTGATTTTGGAAAGTGCCAGACGAATTACAGGGTGGATATTGCCCATATTTGCCATGATTTTTTTGGCTTATCCATTTATTAGCCATTTAGGATTTATGCCTGACCGTTTATTAACTCGTCCATACGATTTAGGCGATATTTTTGGACAACTTTACCTGAAAACTGAAGGGTTCTATTCCACAGCAATTGGTGCATCGGCAACATTTATTTTCTTATTTATTTTGTTTGGTGCATTTTTATCACGTTCGGGCATGGGACAATTATTCAACGATTTAGCCTTAGCATTGGCAGGACATAAACAAGGTGGACCTGCAAAAGTTGCTGTCATTTCGAGTGGTTTTATGGGCAGTATTAACGGTGCTGCGGTGGCAAACGTGGTCGGTACAGGTGCGTTTACCATTCCACTGATGAAAAAGATTGGTTATGACAAAAACTTTGCTGGTGCAGTTGAAGCCAGTGCATCAGTTGGTGGACAAATTCTACCACCTATCATGGGAGCAGCCGCTTTTATTATGGCAGAAACCACTGGGGTAAAATATGGCACAATTGCATTAGCCGCTTTATTACCTGCATTATTGTACTATTTAGGCGTGATTGCTCAGGTGCATTTCCGTGCAGGCAAGCAAAATTTAACAGGTATTCCAAAAGCGGATTTACCACGCATTAAAGAAGTGTTGAAAGCTCGTGGACATATGTTATTGCCGATTGTGGCTTTGGTGTATTTCTTAGGTAAAGGCATGCCTGTAGCGTATGCAGCTGTTTATACTATTGGTTTTACTGTGGTGATTAGCTGGTTGCGTGCGGAAACACGCATGGGCTTTAAAGATATTTTATTAGCTTTGGAAGATGGTGCAAAACAATCATTATCGGTAATGGCAGCTTGTGTGGTGGTTGGTATTGTGATTGGCGTGGTCAATTTAACCAGTTTTGGTACGGTGATGACATCATCAATTGTTACACTTGGTGCAGGTTCATTATTTTTCACTCTATTTTTAACCATGTTAGCATCAATGGTTCTTGGCATGGGCTTACCATCTATTCCTGCTTATATTATCACCGCTACGATGGCAGCACCTGCCTTAGCTGATTTTGGCGTACCGATTTTAGTAGCACATTTATTTGTATTTTACTTTGGTATTTTTGCTAATATTACACCACCTGTCGCCCTAGCAGCCTTTGCAGGAGCGGGTATTGCAGGGGGCGACCCAATGAAAACAGGTTGGCAATCGCTGAAATTAGCATTGGCAGGATTTATTGTTCCATTTATGTTTGTCTATAATCCAACCATGTTGATGATTGATATTACTGATGTAGCGGTAACAGCGAAAACCTTCCCATTACCTGCATGGCAAAGTATTGTGATGGTGAGTATTACATCAATTATTGGGGTATTGGCATTATCATCAGCAGTGGAAGGTTATTTTAAAACGCATATTCCAATGTGGCAACGTGTGATTTTAGCAGGTGGTGCATTTTGTTTGATTGTCCCAGAAATGATGACTGATATTATTGGACTGGTGATAGTTGCTGTTATGGTAGTGATGAACATTAAAGCGAGTAAAAAAGCTGTACAAGTTTAA